In a single window of the Polynucleobacter sp. MWH-UH24A genome:
- the rsmA gene encoding 16S rRNA (adenine(1518)-N(6)/adenine(1519)-N(6))-dimethyltransferase RsmA, translated as MHRARKRFGQNFLMDQGVITAIVNALNPTPGMHVLEIGPGLGALTRPLLERLEKLEVLEIDRDIVHTWQEAKQRKGLDGLLIHEGDALQFDFTNWAKQAKLTKERCALIGNLPYNISSPLLFHLIAAALWVDEQIFMLQAEVVERIAAPAGDSEYSRLSVMLQARYHVDYLMDVPPTAFEPQPKVDSAVIRMIPKVDFSLTSAQWDALSQVVAMAFSQRRKMLRSNLQSISEQLNLTDTELKARAQDISVERYIEWALMLSGK; from the coding sequence ATGCATCGAGCTCGTAAGCGCTTTGGTCAGAACTTCCTGATGGATCAGGGAGTGATTACTGCGATTGTGAATGCCTTAAATCCAACGCCCGGCATGCACGTTCTGGAAATTGGTCCAGGATTGGGCGCCTTAACCCGACCTTTACTTGAGCGCCTTGAAAAGCTTGAAGTTCTTGAGATTGATCGCGACATTGTTCATACATGGCAAGAGGCAAAACAGCGAAAGGGACTGGACGGACTCCTTATTCATGAGGGGGATGCCCTTCAATTTGATTTTACGAACTGGGCGAAGCAAGCCAAGTTAACGAAAGAGCGATGTGCCTTGATTGGTAACCTGCCATATAACATCTCATCGCCTTTACTATTTCATCTGATTGCAGCTGCGCTATGGGTCGATGAACAAATCTTTATGTTGCAGGCTGAAGTGGTTGAGCGGATCGCTGCACCAGCGGGTGATTCGGAGTACAGCCGCTTATCGGTCATGTTGCAAGCAAGGTACCACGTGGATTACTTAATGGATGTACCACCGACTGCGTTTGAGCCACAACCCAAAGTAGATTCTGCAGTGATTCGGATGATTCCTAAAGTCGATTTTTCTTTAACATCAGCGCAATGGGATGCGCTCAGTCAGGTTGTGGCCATGGCTTTTTCGCAGCGCCGAAAAATGCTACGCAGTAATTTACAGAGTATTTCTGAACAATTAAATCTGACCGATACGGAACTAAAAGCACGCGCCCAAGATATTTCGGTGGAGCGTTATATTGAGTGGGCCTTGATGCTGTCAGGAAAATGA
- a CDS encoding peptidylprolyl isomerase: MPSYLMAFGFLGLLFSQSLGAQSNPSGNEPKIINIDGVVAVVNTGVVTRKEIDDRITSIQKQAPAGGKKLPEGDELRKQVLENLILEKIQIQEAEQTGLAVNEKELNKIIEDIATRNKLTFSEFRDTVTKSGMSFQRYRELLREDVLKARLREREVDSQIKISDAEIDNFIIEQMQRRGSEPTATGSGPEEIAVAQIFVPVEEGAGPSAQADARKRAEALLKEARGDADFMQLGAQANKENSRIKFQDLGYRTQDRLPQIFVEAVRNLGPGQVAPSVVRSPAGFHVLKVMDRRAGGSGARAATSNTNPADLTPQNMIVTQTLARHILIRQRQGLQDADVERRLQGYRDQIRAKTADFESLAKKFSEDGSAPNGGLLGWMGPGELVPPFEIAMNRLQIGEVSDPVKTEFGWHLIQVLERRDAQLTVEKQREFARAAIRERKFEQAYQDWLRQLRDTATVKILNLDEQVR, translated from the coding sequence ATGCCCAGTTATTTAATGGCGTTTGGGTTTTTAGGGCTGTTATTTAGTCAGTCTTTGGGCGCACAAAGCAATCCCTCTGGCAATGAACCGAAGATCATCAATATTGATGGAGTCGTAGCCGTTGTTAATACTGGGGTTGTGACGCGCAAAGAGATTGATGATCGAATTACTTCGATTCAAAAGCAAGCACCAGCTGGCGGAAAAAAACTACCAGAGGGTGACGAGTTACGTAAGCAAGTGCTGGAAAACTTGATCTTAGAGAAAATTCAAATTCAGGAAGCGGAGCAAACTGGTTTAGCTGTAAATGAAAAAGAGCTCAATAAGATTATTGAAGATATTGCAACCCGAAATAAGTTAACTTTCTCTGAGTTTCGCGATACGGTGACGAAGTCGGGGATGAGTTTTCAGCGCTACCGGGAACTGCTTCGTGAAGATGTTCTTAAAGCCCGTTTACGGGAGCGAGAGGTTGACTCACAAATAAAGATCTCGGATGCAGAAATCGATAACTTTATTATTGAGCAGATGCAGCGTCGCGGATCAGAGCCTACTGCAACAGGGTCAGGTCCTGAGGAAATTGCGGTTGCTCAAATCTTTGTTCCTGTCGAAGAGGGTGCAGGTCCGAGCGCTCAGGCTGATGCCAGAAAACGCGCTGAGGCCCTATTAAAAGAGGCGCGTGGCGACGCTGATTTTATGCAATTGGGCGCACAAGCCAATAAAGAAAATTCTCGCATTAAGTTTCAGGATCTTGGCTATCGAACCCAAGATCGTTTACCTCAAATTTTTGTTGAGGCAGTTCGTAATCTTGGCCCTGGGCAAGTGGCGCCATCGGTAGTGCGAAGCCCGGCCGGCTTTCATGTACTGAAGGTAATGGATCGACGCGCTGGTGGTTCAGGCGCACGCGCCGCAACCAGCAATACCAATCCTGCGGATCTCACTCCGCAAAATATGATTGTTACCCAAACACTAGCGCGACATATCTTGATTCGTCAGCGTCAAGGATTGCAGGACGCGGATGTGGAGCGACGCCTTCAAGGTTATCGCGATCAAATTCGGGCTAAGACCGCTGATTTTGAGTCATTGGCAAAGAAGTTCTCGGAAGATGGCTCGGCCCCGAACGGTGGCTTATTGGGTTGGATGGGTCCTGGTGAGTTGGTCCCCCCATTTGAGATTGCCATGAATCGCTTACAAATTGGTGAAGTGAGTGATCCGGTCAAGACTGAATTTGGTTGGCATTTAATTCAAGTGTTGGAGCGACGCGATGCGCAATTAACGGTTGAGAAGCAGCGCGAGTTTGCGCGAGCTGCGATTCGAGAGCGTAAGTTCGAGCAAGCCTATCAAGACTGGTTACGCCAATTGCGCGATACGGCGACTGTCAAGATTTTGAATCTGGATGAGCAAGTTCGTTAA
- a CDS encoding LPS-assembly protein LptD: MSHYRLRAGISAYLATLKTPYVILGRGLLLGLLLLAMPLKAQNLGPVVNTISPLLPSPQQNQTQQELQKQAPVPIGEPPRPLPVGSLPPSILVPSRAEVTVLKLDDQLRVGKPIPDSEALTFSFSDEIDGVVDRQMNLKGRAQIRRNDTVIKADEINYDPDTDIANLIGNVELIKGTTQFSGPRARFKVDAREGEMDKPKYELRDVRGRGQANRLTIETADVFVFDKATYTTCSPENLDWYFTASQIEVDQEQKQMTGRNGVMRFFDVPIAYAPYFSLPTSNQRRSGLLAPVAGYNSNNGLDIAQPYYVNIAPNRDLTITPRFMNHRGTLLGGDFRYIDPKYSGTLSGQFMNYDKILGRDRWKYDWQQRQMLGRAWNGYANVSKVSDSLYPIDFSYGIGGAVTNQFRQEVGTNYGGIKNWNFTARALTFQTLQPDPTSPVTSPYNVLPQVTANYRNQRNLTSPGSFAGGFNRTPDITFGADFTRFSYNTNNLYAPASGMPQGGSFSQADRTVIRGSIAMPQITPGYYLKPKLSFQANQYSGILTNSPSTSINQSLNQPIQGFALPTLSLDSGLAFERDATEMKGFFGRDMIVTMEPRAFYVYTPFQSQAQTPLFDTADAGFGITQIFSENTFVGNDRVADNNKLTMGLTSRVLETNTGAERATVTLAQRQDFTGQRVGLNGTIQNPTRYSDTLGASTIRLLGNFNVDLFGQYNTQLNRFVQSSVGAGWRPTPGRSLNFAYRNVWNPPTDGTNSGVTQTDQYNAFGEWPVFKKYRLLGRWGYDALTAKTLNTLVGLQYDEDCWTARFAYSQARNTSQITTTQVLFQLEFRGFASVGNNPVDVMRLNVPGYQPIAKPLPPSPYENYQ; the protein is encoded by the coding sequence ATGAGTCATTATCGCCTTCGCGCCGGCATCAGCGCCTATCTTGCAACCTTAAAGACCCCGTACGTGATCCTGGGCAGGGGTCTATTACTCGGCCTTTTGTTGCTAGCCATGCCATTGAAGGCGCAAAACTTAGGCCCAGTTGTTAATACCATTTCACCATTACTGCCATCACCACAACAAAATCAGACACAGCAGGAATTACAAAAGCAAGCACCCGTTCCGATTGGTGAGCCACCGCGACCACTTCCGGTCGGATCATTACCTCCATCAATCTTAGTTCCTAGTCGTGCCGAAGTAACGGTTCTAAAGTTAGACGACCAATTACGAGTAGGCAAACCAATTCCAGACAGTGAAGCATTGACTTTCTCATTCAGTGATGAAATCGATGGAGTAGTTGATCGTCAAATGAACTTGAAGGGGCGCGCTCAAATTCGGCGTAACGACACTGTTATTAAAGCCGATGAAATTAATTATGACCCCGATACGGATATTGCCAATTTAATTGGTAATGTTGAATTAATTAAGGGAACCACTCAATTCTCAGGACCTCGTGCTCGCTTTAAGGTCGATGCACGCGAAGGCGAGATGGATAAACCGAAGTACGAGCTTCGAGATGTGCGTGGCCGAGGACAAGCTAACCGATTAACCATCGAGACAGCCGACGTCTTTGTATTTGATAAAGCAACCTATACCACTTGCAGCCCAGAAAACTTGGATTGGTATTTCACAGCTAGTCAAATTGAAGTCGATCAAGAACAAAAGCAGATGACGGGTCGCAATGGGGTGATGCGGTTTTTTGATGTACCAATTGCATACGCACCTTACTTTAGTCTACCCACTTCTAATCAACGTCGTTCGGGATTGTTGGCACCCGTGGCTGGCTATAACTCAAATAATGGTTTAGATATTGCGCAGCCGTACTACGTCAATATTGCACCGAATCGTGATTTGACGATTACACCCCGGTTTATGAACCACCGCGGTACATTACTTGGCGGTGATTTTCGTTACATCGATCCAAAGTACTCAGGAACGCTAAGTGGGCAGTTCATGAACTACGACAAAATTTTAGGACGTGATCGTTGGAAGTACGATTGGCAACAGCGTCAAATGTTGGGCCGAGCATGGAATGGTTACGCCAATGTCAGTAAGGTATCGGATAGTCTCTACCCAATCGATTTTTCGTATGGCATTGGTGGGGCTGTTACGAATCAGTTTCGGCAAGAGGTGGGCACAAATTATGGCGGCATCAAAAACTGGAATTTCACAGCACGTGCACTGACCTTTCAGACCTTGCAGCCAGATCCAACCTCACCTGTTACATCCCCATACAATGTCTTGCCTCAAGTCACTGCAAATTATCGCAACCAGCGTAATCTGACTAGCCCCGGTTCATTTGCAGGGGGATTTAATCGAACCCCTGACATTACCTTTGGGGCTGACTTCACTCGCTTTTCATACAACACGAATAATTTATATGCACCCGCATCCGGAATGCCTCAGGGGGGATCATTTAGTCAAGCCGATCGAACCGTGATTCGAGGCAGCATCGCCATGCCACAAATTACCCCCGGATATTATTTAAAGCCAAAACTTAGTTTTCAAGCGAACCAATATTCTGGGATCCTAACAAACAGTCCTTCAACCTCCATCAATCAATCCCTTAATCAGCCAATTCAAGGCTTCGCTTTACCAACCCTTAGCTTGGATTCAGGTTTGGCATTTGAGCGTGATGCAACCGAAATGAAAGGCTTTTTTGGACGCGACATGATTGTGACCATGGAGCCGCGGGCCTTTTATGTGTACACGCCATTTCAAAGTCAGGCACAGACCCCGCTCTTTGATACTGCAGATGCTGGCTTTGGTATTACTCAAATATTTAGTGAGAACACTTTTGTGGGTAATGACCGGGTCGCAGACAATAACAAACTAACGATGGGCTTGACTAGCCGTGTTTTAGAAACGAATACGGGTGCAGAGCGTGCCACAGTGACCCTAGCGCAGCGCCAGGATTTCACTGGTCAACGAGTTGGTCTAAACGGTACGATCCAAAATCCAACCCGATACTCAGACACCTTGGGAGCGAGTACGATTCGACTGTTAGGGAACTTCAACGTCGATTTGTTTGGGCAGTACAACACCCAACTCAATCGCTTTGTGCAAAGCAGTGTGGGCGCTGGATGGCGACCAACCCCGGGACGTAGCCTTAATTTTGCGTATCGTAATGTTTGGAATCCACCAACCGATGGTACAAACTCGGGGGTCACTCAGACCGACCAATACAATGCATTTGGCGAGTGGCCGGTATTCAAAAAATATCGCTTGTTAGGTCGTTGGGGATACGATGCCTTAACAGCAAAGACCTTAAACACATTGGTGGGATTGCAGTATGACGAAGACTGTTGGACCGCACGCTTTGCGTACTCTCAAGCCCGTAACACCTCCCAGATCACCACTACCCAAGTCCTTTTTCAATTAGAATTTAGAGGCTTTGCGAGCGTTGGAAATAACCCAGTTGATGTGATGCGCTTAAACGTACCTGGATACCAGCCAATCGCTAAACCTTTGCCACCTTCGCCCTACGAAAATTATCAATAA
- the pdxA gene encoding 4-hydroxythreonine-4-phosphate dehydrogenase PdxA, with amino-acid sequence MSKFVKLALSTGEPAGIGPEVSLVAAKAFVAAHSDVEISLFGDQQLFAHEALPPQIQISHTPLKNPPQFGVLDSANAQYVLSVIRAASESCRVGQHHALITAPVQKSILDTPQSPFTGHTEFLADFDQRRQVVMMLCGEIPQALTGKGQAIALRVALATTHLPITQVADAIQFESLLSTLKIMQHDLQVRFGISKPRIAVTGLNPHAGEDGHLGREELEVIIPVIEAAKREGILASGPYPADTLFHADRLHSFDAVLAMYHDQGLAPFKFASFTEGVNVTLGLSYIRTSVDHGTALDIAGQGRADWRSMFAALRLARELALTKLNHDASSS; translated from the coding sequence ATGAGCAAGTTCGTTAAGCTCGCACTTAGTACTGGAGAGCCTGCAGGTATTGGCCCCGAAGTTTCACTAGTGGCTGCCAAAGCCTTTGTCGCAGCGCACTCGGATGTGGAAATTAGCCTATTTGGCGATCAGCAGCTATTTGCACATGAGGCATTGCCGCCCCAAATCCAAATTTCGCATACACCTTTAAAAAATCCACCGCAATTTGGTGTTCTGGATTCAGCCAATGCACAGTACGTACTTTCAGTTATTCGAGCAGCTAGCGAGTCATGTCGAGTTGGCCAGCATCATGCATTAATTACGGCACCGGTCCAAAAAAGTATCTTAGACACACCGCAATCGCCATTTACTGGGCATACCGAGTTCTTAGCTGATTTCGATCAACGGCGCCAAGTTGTCATGATGCTCTGTGGCGAAATCCCCCAGGCCCTCACTGGCAAAGGGCAGGCTATTGCCTTGCGCGTCGCTCTTGCGACCACGCACTTACCCATTACCCAAGTTGCTGATGCCATCCAGTTCGAGTCGTTATTGAGCACCCTTAAAATCATGCAGCACGATTTACAGGTGCGCTTTGGTATTTCAAAGCCACGTATTGCGGTGACCGGCTTAAATCCCCATGCCGGGGAGGATGGTCATCTTGGTCGCGAGGAGCTTGAAGTAATTATTCCTGTGATTGAGGCTGCTAAACGTGAAGGAATTCTGGCTTCTGGACCCTATCCAGCCGATACCTTATTTCATGCTGATCGCTTGCATTCTTTTGATGCAGTCTTAGCGATGTACCATGACCAAGGTCTAGCCCCATTTAAGTTTGCTAGCTTTACAGAGGGGGTGAATGTCACCCTGGGTCTATCTTATATCCGAACATCCGTTGATCATGGCACGGCCTTAGATATCGCCGGACAGGGTAGGGCAGATTGGCGCAGTATGTTTGCCGCTTTAAGACTCGCCAGGGAGTTGGCTCTCACGAAATTGAATCACGATGCATCGAGCTCGTAA